In Mesorhizobium sp. M9A.F.Ca.ET.002.03.1.2, the DNA window CTTGACCTCGCGCTCCCATTCGAGCAGCGCGTTGACCCAGCCCGTGTGATCGAAGCCATCGCCTGAAACAACCAGGATACGGCCGAGCAGCAGCGCCTGTTCGGTGTCGTCGGTAATGGTGCCGGCGGCCAGGCCCTTGGACACCGGATGGTCGGCGACAGGCGCGACGAAATCCTCGACATGGCCGTAGAGTTCAGCGATGCGGGCCGGCGACAAAAGTTGCGTCGGCATGCCGAGCGCATCGCCCAGCGCGCCGCCGATGAGCGCGCCCATCGCCCGATCGATCGTCTCGGCCAGCGCCATGTCCGGCATCTCAGAACTCCAGGTGAAGGGCGAAATGCGCGGGATTGAGCAGGCTTGTGACAAACTCGATGGCGCGACCGTCGGCGGCGCGCGTCAACCGCCGCGTGCGCAGGAACGGCGCGCCAGGCGAACAGTCGAGAATGGCCGCGTCCTCGGCGCTCAGCATCTCGATATCGACCCACTCCTCGCCATGATCGGGGACAAGCCCCGCCCCACGCAGCGTCTGGTGTAGTGAGCCTTCGCGCAGGCCGCGCAACGGCACGTCCTCCAGTTCGGGCGACAGCGGCAATCGGCTGCGCTCGATCGAGATGGCATGGCCGTCTTCAGCGTTGGTGCGGACACGGTCAACGGCGATGAAGAAAGGGCTTTCGACGCCGAGCCTGGCGGCAAGTTCGGCATCCTGCATGACTTCGAGCCTAAGCGTGCGTGTGTCGGCATTGGCGCCGGCATTGGCCAGCGCCCGCGACCAGCCGACGGCGTCGTCGACCGGCATGCCGTCGAAGGTGACGAACGAGCCGATGCCGACCTTGGTGGTGATCAGCCCGCGGCTAGACAATTCCTCAAGCCCCTTGCGGATGGTGTTGCGGCTGACGGAAAAGCGCTGGACGAGCTCGTTCTCGCTCTGCAGGCGGTCGCCGAAACCGAGCACGCCGGAGCGGATCTCGTGTTCGAGGACGGTTGCGATCCGCTCCGGCTTGCCCGTTCCGGGAGACGATAGATTGGTGCGGCGCGCCATGGAATACCTGTCCAGTATACCTGTATAATCCTGTTCAATATCGTGGCGCGGCAGTCATGTCAACGGCTCATGGCCAGTACGATTGTTACGCTCCGGCACCCCCTCGCCGGGGCAAGATTGATTGCGAACGGTTAGTTGCTGGCTCGAATTTTATGGGAACCTTCGCCACTCCGAGCGGTTTTTTCTATAGTCGCAAATGCGGCGACAACCGAAAAAATGCAGACAAATGGAGACAAACCATGCTTAGGAAAATCCTTGCAGCGTCCGTGCTCGCCGCCGGTCTGGCTACCTCTGCGATGGCCCAGGATGCCAGCGACCCAAGCGCTGACATGGGTACTGGCAGCGACAGAAGCGTCGTCACCGACCCGGCCCCGATCGATCCAAACCTGGCCGATCCGAATGCTGTCGATTACGGAACTACCGGTAGCATCGTGGGGCCTGACGGCTTGAATTCCAATGCCGACCAGAACTGCCCTATAAGCCCGCAGGGCGCGATGCCTGATGCGACGAACAAGGCTCCCGGCACGGTTTCACCTACCGTCAACGACAACCACTGCGGCAAGTAGCCGAGATCGAACTTCGGGAATTCACGCTTTTGCGTTTCGGCCGCGGCAAGTTTCGTCCCGCGGCCGAAACGCCATTTATTCGGACTGCTCAGAAGCTGATCCCCTTTGTGCCGGAGACTGCCCCGCCGGCAATGGATTCGGTTTCCGCGTTTGGATCCGTCGCCCCTTGTCGATCCGTCGCCCTTATCCGGCGTGGGATTGTCCCAAAACCGGCTTCCACGTTGGGTCCGGTGCTAGCTCGCTTACGCCTTGCGCGGCCGGGCAGTTTTTGGCTTGGTGTCCCCGCTGGCCTTGGCGGCCGGCTTTTTCGGCTGAGCCGCCTTCGCTTTTGGCTTGCCCTCCTCACTGTCGATCTCAGCAGTGGCCTGGTCCCAGTGCTGCTGATGCGCGCCGTCGGGCCGACCGGCTTGTTCCCAAATTGTGTGGGCCCGCCGACGAATGCGTTCCTGCCTGTCGTCCGTCACTATTACCTCCATCGCTTCACTTTCTCGAGCGACAACTGTCTTAGCTGAAATTTCGATCGGCGTCTTGAGCGGCCCCCAGCCTAGTCGGACAGAAGCCTAGTCGGACAGAACCGCGACACCGAGGAGTGCTGCCTTCTTGGTGATCAGCCCCGCCAGATCCGCATCCGAGCGCTCCGTTCCAGTTCGCTCACGCACCGCTGCAATCAGCTCCTTCATCGACAACAGGGCAGTGCCCCGTTCAGCAAGCAATTTGTCGACAGATGCGGCCACATTGGCTGACTCGACATGCGGCAACATGGAAATGGCTCCTTTCCTTCCCAGACGACGATCACATCCGGTAACGGCCGGCAGGCCCGCCGCTCTCTCCTTGCATTCCCGAGAGAGCGGCGGGTGAAGGTCAGTCGATGACCTGCACGATCCTGCGCGTGCCGGGATCGACCAGCACGGTGTGATCGTCGACGATTACGTATCTGTATTCGACGTCGGGAACATCAATCGGATGAAGTTCAACCGTATCGGGCAAGGTGGAACCGACATTGAGCTCCACTCCCAGAAGGCTAATCGACGCCAGCGGCTGCCTGTCCACATATTCGCGGATGACTGTCTGCTGCTCGGGCGTAACAATCACCTGGTCTGCGGTGGCCACGCCGACACCGGCGAGCAGAACTAGCCCGGCGGCGGCAGGAACAAGGTGGATTTTCATCGTCTTCTCCTGTCTGGTTGCGGGCTCCGCCTTCCACCTATCGGGAACCGCGGACCCAGATTGCAAACGCCCACGCAACCTTCTTGTTCCGTGAGTGGCGGCTAATTGATCACCACATTGGCGCTGCCCTGGTGCGTTGCTGCGAGCAATCGCAGTGACCCGCGTTCCTGTTGCAGGAACGCGGGCCGATCGGATTTCCCGATCAGCAGCGATACCGGTGGGGGGATGATATCGACTGCTTCGACAAGAACAATTAGCAATAACTAATGTTCCTGACCGAAAGCGAAAAAGCTTGCGCCGTCGCGAACCGTCGCGAGACGGCATGCTGTGCCTATTGTTTCGGCGGCTGCGGCGGAACCTCGCCGGGCTTGATCACCGGCGTCTTGCCTTCGTCTGGCGGCAGTGCGGTTATGCCAAAATCGCCCGTCGGCGGCGGCAGCAGCACGCCGTTGCAGGGATCAAGCGTGTCAGTCAGGCTGTTGTTGTTGCTGACCCCGTTGTTGACGGGCGGCTTGAGCTGCTGGCCGTTTTGCGGTTCGGCCTGGCAGGAGCCGGGCTGGACAGGCGCCTGGTCGGGTGCCTGGTTGTCCGTCTGGGCGGCAACCGGCGCCGCCAATGCCAGTGCGCCCAGAACGCCCATCCTCAACGTGCTTGGCAAGAACACAAAAGGTTTCATCTCGGGCTCCTTCCCGCGAAGGATCATCTCCTTGTCAAAGCAGGTGGGCCGCGATTGGTTCCCGCATGCGGCAACGCGCCCCGATTCCATGCTGGCTCCGTTACTCCTGTTCGACCGACGATAGCTTTTTGGCCGACAACGGAGATGACATGCGTTGAAGACGCAAAAAAACGCCCCGTTTCCGGGCGGAGCATGTTGAGAAATCGTTAATCAGCGATTGCTACTATACAGGGATCATGACCAAGGACCTCGGTAACGCCGTCAGGAACATCCCCAGGGAACCGGCAAGGAGCTCCGCCCTCAGCCGGTTGGCGCCGGCCTTGTTTCCCCTGGTGGTCGTTGCGCTTGGATATCTGGTCGGCTGGCAATTTTTCGGCTTCTAGAGCATCGGATCCCACGGCTTCCCGCGAAAATCCTTGAATCGGGCGCCGACTGCCTCTCAGTCCGGAAAATCGAAGACCGGTTCCTCGCATCGATGGACCCGACATTGACCATCATGCGTCCAGACATAGGCGGCGGTCGGCACTTCGGGCCAGTCGCACTCATTGCCGAATTGGCGGACATATCGATCATAGGTGTTGCGGCCAGTGGTCAGGACGACCGCGCGCCGGCTCTGGATCAGCTGCTGCGTCTGTTCACATGTCATGGTGCGCGCGTCCGGCCGGGCGTAAGCCATGCTTGTGGCGGCAAGCAGGATCGCTGCGGCTGTCGAGGCTATTGGGCGAGCTGGCATGGTATCCTCACGAGGGTCGTGCCTAACGCGCACCTTCGCTTCTGGTTCCGCGACCTCCAACCGAAGCTGCATCTCTCGCGCGCGGAAGGTTGTTGCTGCGGTGCGATAAGACAGGCGCTCACTCCTCCTTCTCCGGCTTGAACCGCTTCACCACCACCTCGAAGACGATGTCCGAGATCCACATCGCCGACACGCCGATGAGGAACGCCGCGGCCAGCGTCGTGGTGTCATCGTCGGCCGACGGGACAGGCAGGCCGGTGGCACGGAAATATTGCACCACGGGAAGCGTCAGGTACGCCGCTGCCAGCGCGCCACAGATTGGCGACGCCACCATCTCGCGGACCTTGTAGCGGTGGCGCGACAAGGCTCGCAAAATGCCGCCGGAAAGGCCGGCGACCACGACCGCAGCCTTGATGCCGAGCGTATCGAGGAGCTCGTGTATCATGGCCTCCACCCGCACCATCTGGCGCCCTTCCCGTTGTAGGCGTTCACCTCGTCGAGCTCGGGCCGCGTCATGGCGGCGACGACGACCGCGGACGGACGGCGCGGCTGGCTGTGGTCGCACCAGACCTGGCGCGGATCGTTGACTGGCGGTGTTGTCGTGCAGGCGGCGAGCGCCATGCACAGAGTGAGTACTTTCAATGCCGAGCCCATTTTGCCGCCTCCGCTCTTGCTTCGGCGTCCGTCATGCCGGCGGCTTGGCGTTCGGCGACCGTGGCCTCCCTATCCATCTCGAGACGGTCTTGTGCGGCGGCAAGGTCTTTTCCCGCCTGCTTTGCCGCTTCCTTCTTCGCCCGGCTGATGCCGCCGGCGAGGTACAGCCCGAGGCCACCGACCAGCGCGGCGAAGGTCGCGATGATCGTCTTGTTGCCAATGATGGCGCCGAGAATGGTGAGGATCGTGGTCATTTAAGCCGCCTCCCCGTCGCCATCATGAAAGCGGTGTAGAGGATCGGGCCGGCCATGCCGAAGCTGAGCCACGCGACAGGCGCGGTGAGAACCCAGAAGGCGGTTTTCATCGGCGTTCCCTCACGAAGTAGCCGACTGCGAATCCGACGATGACGGGAAGCGGCTCCCAGATCATGGGATCGGCGAATTGCGGCCATGCATTGGTCACGGCTGCCTTGATGACCCCGGCGAGCGAAGCCGAGATCATGGCGGCGGACAGCTTCCGGCTTGGCGCAAGCGTTGGTTGGTTGATCAGCATGTCATTTGCCTTTCCAGGAGAAGATTACGCCGATGCTCGCCAGGATCAGCCGCCACAGCCAGTTGCGTTCAACGTATTCGGAGATAGGGCTTGGCTTTGCCGCTGGCGTGGGCATAGGGGCCGATGCGGGCGGCGTGACGGGCTTCGGCGGCTGCGGAGCCGGGACAGGAGCCGGAGCGGGCTGGGGAGGCATAGGCGCCGCGGCAGGCGGCCACGGCGTATCCTTGATGCGCGACCATTTGCGATAGGCATTGGCCAGCTTGGTGTCGTAGGCGTTTTTCCTGTAGCCCGATCCGTTGTAGCCCTTCGCGAAACCCGCCCAATCGTGCTTGCGAAGAGCAATATCGAGCTTGTGGAACTTGATGAAGTTCACCGCAGCCAGGAGCTGGCTTTCCTCGTCCTCCATCATGGCTTCGACCATGGCCTGCACGGTGAGGAAGCCGGCCGCCTTGAAATTCTCGCCGAGAACCTGGCCCAGCCCCCACGACGCCGATCTGAGCGCCGCCGTCTCGTCGATCGCGATAGCCGCTTTCAGGCGCGGGTAGCTGTCCCGGGGATAAGGCTTTTCACCCCACCGGGGATAGGCAAGGCCGGCTGCGACAGCTTGCGCCCGCGCCGCCCCCGACAGGTTGCGGAAAAGGACATGCGGCTCGAACAGGATGATCGGCCGGCCCTGGGCGTCGAAGCCATGCCCGCTGGTCTCGACATCGAGAAAGGCGTGGATCTCATCCTCGCCGACGCCGATCCTGGCGCCAAGCCTCGGCAGATCGAGATCGGTGAGGCGCCTGGCGGTGCCCTTGAACGTTGTATCCATGGTTGTCCTTTCCGCCCTCGCGGGCAGGTTGATGTTTGCAAGCGATTGTGTGAAATGAGCCCAAGGGGATGACAGGGGAGGATTTACCATGTCGCAAGGCGAAGGAACGGCCGCGGCGCGCTGGACGGTGAAGGCCGAACTCTGCGCGGTGGGCCGCGACAGGCCCCTGCTTGTGGCGCTGGCAGCGATCTTCTGCCTCTATTGCGGGCTGGTCGCCGGGCCGATCCTTTACGCGTTCCTGGCCATCCAGGGCATGGCGGATTTCTTCAAGTGATGGTGTCGGCCATTTGAAAACAGCTCGATTGCCACCTGAACCGAAATTGCTTAGCCGGGATGAAACTGCTCCCATGAACCGTTCGTACCTTGTGGGAGACGAGGTGCGGGAGGGCACGTGACAATTAGGATCAGGCTTCCGGGCGGGACTCTTAAGATCAAGAAAAAAGACGAGCTGCGCCGCCGCGAGCAGAAACGCCAGGTCCCGGTGTTGCAGGTGGGAAATTACTTCATCGTCTGGTGGCCGAGCAGCATGTCGGATCGTCCATCCTCGACCAAAAAAAGCGGGGCACACGACCACGCACCGGATGATCCTGACCACGCCGCGCGCTGACGTTCGCGCCGGTTTCCTTTCGGAAATGGCCCCAGAAATAGTCAAGGATCGGCTATTGACTCTTCCGCTACGGAAGCTCTTTAGTCGCTGCATTGCACAACGGGGGTTGGGGGCAATGGCAGTGCGTATCAGGTTGCCGGGCGGCACCTTGAAGGTGAAGATTTATCGTGAATTGCGCGCCCGCGAGCGCGAGCGCCGCATACCTGTCGTCAAGATCGGTTCGGTCTATTTATCCTGGTGGTCGAACAGTCGGCGTCCTCTGAACAACGAAGCGGGTGCGCCGGACGATCCTGATCGGCCCCAGCCAGCGCCTTGACGCCCTCATCGGGCGCCTGCTCAAATCCTTCCGGAAATAGTCAGAAAAACTCGCCCATCGGCTGTTGACTCTTCCGCAGGGGAAGTTCTCTAATTGCTGCATTGCACACCAATCTTGCGTTGCACGGCGGGAGTTGAACCGATGGCAGTGCGTATCAGATTGCCGGGCGGCACTCTGAAAGTGAAAGTCTACCGCGAATTGCGGGGACGGGAACGCGAGCGCCGCGTGCCGGTCATGAAGATCGGTTCGCTGTATTTTATCTGGTGGTCGAACAGCCAGCACGGCTCTCACGACAAGCCGCAAGACAGCCATCAATAGGCGTTGTCGAGGCAAACGAACTAGAGCGTGAACACCTCATCATCACGCTTGCAAAGTGGAGGTGCTTGCCGCAAATAGCGGCGGGGCAGATGGGCAAATGGTCGAGGAGTCGATCTATGAGCATCCGATCCCGTATGCACAACTTACTTCGCGCGAGTCCTCTCCGCTACTATTATCACCTCATCAAGGGGCATCTCGGCGGAGCCCCTCAATCCGATGAAAGTTTAATTCTGTCCCAGATTGTCGGGCAATGCCCCCGTACCTTCCTGGAATTTGGCTTCCATCCCACAGAATACAATTGTATCGGGCTTCGTGACTTTCAGGGCCTTCTGGTGGATGGTGACGCACAAACTGTTCGATTGGCCCGTTCCCTCCTTCCGAAACATATCGAAGCACGTCAGAGTTTCATCACTCTCGACAACATCAGCAACCTGGGAACGCACTTTCCGAGGCTTGGGGTGCTATCGGTAGATGTTGATGGAAACGACTATTGGTTTCTCAATGCTTTATTGCCGGTGCGGCCAGCTGTCATCGCCGTCGAGTACAATGCCAGCTTTGGCCTTCACCCGATCACAGTGCCCTATGATCCATCATTCGATCGAAGTGCGAAACACGAAAGTGGCTGGTATCACGGCGCCTCGATTACCGCGCTGACGAACCTCTGCAAAACACACGGCTACAAGCTCGTCGCCGTTTCGGCCGCCGGAGGAAATGTCTTCTTCCTACCTGAGGCTTCGAAATTGCCGGAACTTGATCCCGTCCAGGCCTATCGAGAAAGCACCCTTCGCAACCGCTGGTCGGGCACGACAGCGAAGGATCAGTGGGAACGGATCAAACACATGCCCGTCGTCGAAACCGTCAGTTGACAGGGACGCCGATGCCGAAAAGATGCGTATGTAGTTCAAAGAGATTTGCAAGGAGATGCCGCACCTGCATATGAAGCTCTTGGACGCGCAGTGCTCATTGATGAGGCAACCCTGCGCATCATTTCACTGGTCGGCCAGGCGGCACCAAGGCGTCGGACGGGACATCCGATCGCACGATGGCGCCGGCAGAAATTATCGCCCGATCGCCAACGGTCACGCCTTTCATGATCATGGCACCGGTGCCAATCCAGACATCATCACCGATCGTCACCGGAGCCGAGCGGATGCCAGGATCAATACGCGGATGACCCGCTTTAAAGATGGCCCTCGTTTGCTCGAAACGCTTTTCTGGATCCATTGGATGAGAGTTTGTATCGTGGATCACGACACCTGAAGAAACAAGCACTCGCTTGCCAATCTTGATGCCGATTGGGTCTGAGGACCAGACCGTCGAGCCAGCACCAAGGAAGAACCAGTCGCCGATCTCGATGCGACCCTCGTGTGCGAATACCTGCAAATGTCCGTCCAAATGGCTGTCCGCGCCAATCGAAACCCGTGATCGGTCGCCGTGGATGTTGAAGATTTCAGCCCCGGCACCGAACCGGGTTCGCGGTCCGATGGTAGCATTCTCCTTTGCAGCGCCCGTAGCGATCCACGACCAAAAACGGCGGCGAAGAGCGAGGATGGTGGAGAAGATGCGCATTCGCGAACATCTGCCATACAGGATCATCCCAGTCTAGGCTCCGAAGAAGCCCCGACGCGACAGACGGCGAAACTCCTCGACATCGAACGTTCCGTGCCGCAGCCCGCCCGCCGCATTGATGTGGAGCTCGTCCGACATATAAAGCGCCGAGGTGAAGTAGCCGATACCGCTTTCGCCGCCGACATCGATGCGCGGCCAGCCGGTCAGATTAGCGACATCCCGCACTGCCTGCATGAATTGATCGAGCGTGTTGCCCTGGCCGTTGACCCTCAAAATCTTGTGGGTGGCGTGGCCAGGCCCACCGCTGTAGGGTGTCATGAAGATGATCTTAGCAGACGGTGCCTGCGCTCGTATGGCAGTTACCGCGGCGAAGAGCGCCCCATAGAAGGTGGCGGTCGTGGTATCGTTGAGTGCGCCGAGCGTGACCTCTTGCGCCCCAAAGTCGTTGATGCCGGCTTCAAGCGTCACGATTTCGGTGTCGGCCGGGACGCCGCCTATGGCGTTGTAAATGCCATAGCTCGGATACCCAGTTGTGCTGGCGCCCAGCGCCGCGCCGCCGACGCCGAGATTGGTGAGAACCATTCCAGTCTGTTCGGCCAAAACGCTGGTGTATTGCCCTTGAGCCGTGATGCTGGAGCCAAGGGCTACCAACTTCTTGCCTACGAGAGCAGCAGAACCATCGTCGTATGCGTCTCCGCCAGCGCTGGCCGGGTCCGAGAGAAGCCCCAGATACAGGGCGGCATCCGGGACGACCGTGGCGCCTGCGCTCTTCGCCCAAGAAGAGGTGGACAGGTCCTCCGAAGAGAAGAAGACATTCGGTCCGCCGTTGATGCTAAGTTCTGACCGCTGAACGTAAAGCCCGGACGCACCATCGCCGACATACGGGTGTCCGCCGGCGATGGGGAAAATGCGGTTCTGCCAGTTGGCGCCAGACGTGGCCGTCGCTGCCGCCTCCACCGTGCATTCGTACCAGCCATTGCCCAAAGCGAGGATGCTAGCTCCGGTTCCGATTGCCGTTCCGAGGTCGAGATCGAAGGTGCAGTTGACGCTCGCTCCGGAGTTGGAGAACAGGTTGAGGCGATGACGCTCGGCCTTCTTGGCTATGACCCTCCAAACGATACTATCGCCGCTGACCACCGACTTGGCCTGCCAGACGGAAGGACTGCCCGGGCCGGTCATTTCGACAAGTTTCGATGCCGTCATACGGCCTCTGATCAACACGTCGAGTTCGTCGACGAGCGGAGGCAGGGGGATCAGGGCCGGTTCATACGGGCTGGTCGTGGTGGTAACCGTCGCGCCCTGCTTGGTAAAGCTTTCGGCGACCGGGTCGCTGCTCGGAAACAGGTTGGCGGTCTCGCCCTGCTTGCGCAGCACAATGCTGCGAATGTACATGCCGCTCATTCCGTCGGCCGTGTATGGAAGGACGCCAGCGGAAGACATGCGGGTCTGGACATTATTCGTAACGTTGGCGGCGACAAGAACGACGGCCTTGCACTCGTACCATCCGGAGCCGAGATCGGTGATGGCCGTGCTGACGATATTCGCGCCCGAGCTACTTGAGACGACACCTTCTTCGAGATTGAAGTTGGCTATGTAGACCGCACCGGCACCATTATGGATAAGCTGCAGGGCACTTCGCTCTCCAGCCTTGGCAACAACCACGTGCTCGATCATGTCGCCCGACACAAAAGAGTAGGGTCGGTAGACGGATGGGCTTACCGACCCTGCGGCCTCTGTGAGCCGGGCGGTCAGAATACTAAGGCCTTCGATCATCGCTAAGCTATAGACGTTCGAAATCAGGTCGGACGTTGCCGCCCTGCCTCCCGTATCCGTCGCAACCGGTCCAGCCGTTACACTGTGAAGGCCAAGGACACCTGTTGAAACCTCCGTCCAGAAATATTCGCCAACATCAACATTCCTGCCGAGCACGACTGCAGCGGCCGCTTCCGCCAATCCCGCCGACGCCGCGAAGCTGAAGCTCGGCGCCACCGTATAGGAGCCGGGCGCCGTGATCAGGATTTGCGTCAGCGCGCCACCCGCCACCACGAAGCGGCCTGCGGCACCCGAGCCGGCGCCGCCGGTAAACGCCAGATCGAAGGTGCCGTTGGTGCCACCGGAGCCCGCCGTGATCGCACCGCTGCCGACGACGCCAAAGCCGATCGCCGCCGCGATCGTCGGAAAGATGCCTTTGCCATATAAAGACGCGTCGCGCGCTGCCTGGGCGCTGGCCAGGTTAGTGCCCGTGGCGGCGACATTGGCCGCTGTCGCAACCACGGCGGCAGCCGTTTCGAGGCGGTCGGCGGCGGTCAGGCCGGCATTGGTGGCGGCTGTCATGGCGCTGCCGGCGGCGGCATCGGCAGCCGCAACTGTCACATCCTTCAGCGCTTCGACTTCCTCGACAACCCGCTCGATATCAGGCGGCACGAAAGGGACAATGGTGATGGCATCGCTGCCCAGCACCGGCTCGTCGGCCGTAAATTCAAACACCCGGTCGGCATTGACCGTCCCGACCTGGGTGTGAACCGTCGTCCCCTTTTGCAAGGTGCGGGCAGTGCGGGCGTCGGCGGCGCGGAACCATTCGCCTTCGCTCGCCGTGTAGATGCCGTTCTGTCTCCGGTCGGCCTGGTCCTTGACCAGCACGCGGTCGTCAACCTCGCACGGCGCGCCGTCGATGACCTGCAGGCCACGAAGGATGATGTTGGCCGTGGTCGCCAGACGCACGGGTTCGCGTTCGCCGGTCAACAATCGAACGGCGGCAGTTGCAGGTCGGGCCATCAGGCTTGCTCCATGAAAAAAGCCTCGCGAAGCGAGGCTTGAAAATTAGGGACGTCGGCGCACGCCCGAAGGACGGGCGGTCGATGAGGTATCTGGGGAAAGCGCCTGCCCCCTGGGCGCGGAAGAGACGCGGTTGGTTTAGCCGGGCTCTTGTCTTGAGAGAAAAGAAACGCTCAAAAACGCTGCGACCTATGTCAATTCGCGAACGCGCCTTTTTGTCCAGCCGGCGATTGTCAGCCCAAACGCCATGCCGGCGCAGTCGGCAACCAGGTCGAATCCATCC includes these proteins:
- a CDS encoding GntR family transcriptional regulator — protein: MARRTNLSSPGTGKPERIATVLEHEIRSGVLGFGDRLQSENELVQRFSVSRNTIRKGLEELSSRGLITTKVGIGSFVTFDGMPVDDAVGWSRALANAGANADTRTLRLEVMQDAELAARLGVESPFFIAVDRVRTNAEDGHAISIERSRLPLSPELEDVPLRGLREGSLHQTLRGAGLVPDHGEEWVDIEMLSAEDAAILDCSPGAPFLRTRRLTRAADGRAIEFVTSLLNPAHFALHLEF
- a CDS encoding DUF2934 domain-containing protein; translated protein: MTDDRQERIRRRAHTIWEQAGRPDGAHQQHWDQATAEIDSEEGKPKAKAAQPKKPAAKASGDTKPKTARPRKA
- a CDS encoding DUF1236 domain-containing protein codes for the protein MKIHLVPAAAGLVLLAGVGVATADQVIVTPEQQTVIREYVDRQPLASISLLGVELNVGSTLPDTVELHPIDVPDVEYRYVIVDDHTVLVDPGTRRIVQVID
- a CDS encoding N-acetylmuramidase family protein; this translates as MDTTFKGTARRLTDLDLPRLGARIGVGEDEIHAFLDVETSGHGFDAQGRPIILFEPHVLFRNLSGAARAQAVAAGLAYPRWGEKPYPRDSYPRLKAAIAIDETAALRSASWGLGQVLGENFKAAGFLTVQAMVEAMMEDEESQLLAAVNFIKFHKLDIALRKHDWAGFAKGYNGSGYRKNAYDTKLANAYRKWSRIKDTPWPPAAAPMPPQPAPAPVPAPQPPKPVTPPASAPMPTPAAKPSPISEYVERNWLWRLILASIGVIFSWKGK
- a CDS encoding acyltransferase → MILYGRCSRMRIFSTILALRRRFWSWIATGAAKENATIGPRTRFGAGAEIFNIHGDRSRVSIGADSHLDGHLQVFAHEGRIEIGDWFFLGAGSTVWSSDPIGIKIGKRVLVSSGVVIHDTNSHPMDPEKRFEQTRAIFKAGHPRIDPGIRSAPVTIGDDVWIGTGAMIMKGVTVGDRAIISAGAIVRSDVPSDALVPPGRPVK
- a CDS encoding SGNH/GDSL hydrolase family protein; amino-acid sequence: MTGEREPVRLATTANIILRGLQVIDGAPCEVDDRVLVKDQADRRQNGIYTASEGEWFRAADARTARTLQKGTTVHTQVGTVNADRVFEFTADEPVLGSDAITIVPFVPPDIERVVEEVEALKDVTVAAADAAAGSAMTAATNAGLTAADRLETAAAVVATAANVAATGTNLASAQAARDASLYGKGIFPTIAAAIGFGVVGSGAITAGSGGTNGTFDLAFTGGAGSGAAGRFVVAGGALTQILITAPGSYTVAPSFSFAASAGLAEAAAAVVLGRNVDVGEYFWTEVSTGVLGLHSVTAGPVATDTGGRAATSDLISNVYSLAMIEGLSILTARLTEAAGSVSPSVYRPYSFVSGDMIEHVVVAKAGERSALQLIHNGAGAVYIANFNLEEGVVSSSSGANIVSTAITDLGSGWYECKAVVLVAANVTNNVQTRMSSAGVLPYTADGMSGMYIRSIVLRKQGETANLFPSSDPVAESFTKQGATVTTTTSPYEPALIPLPPLVDELDVLIRGRMTASKLVEMTGPGSPSVWQAKSVVSGDSIVWRVIAKKAERHRLNLFSNSGASVNCTFDLDLGTAIGTGASILALGNGWYECTVEAAATATSGANWQNRIFPIAGGHPYVGDGASGLYVQRSELSINGGPNVFFSSEDLSTSSWAKSAGATVVPDAALYLGLLSDPASAGGDAYDDGSAALVGKKLVALGSSITAQGQYTSVLAEQTGMVLTNLGVGGAALGASTTGYPSYGIYNAIGGVPADTEIVTLEAGINDFGAQEVTLGALNDTTTATFYGALFAAVTAIRAQAPSAKIIFMTPYSGGPGHATHKILRVNGQGNTLDQFMQAVRDVANLTGWPRIDVGGESGIGYFTSALYMSDELHINAAGGLRHGTFDVEEFRRLSRRGFFGA